The window atataaagcctcaaatggagccatctcaatgttggattgataactgttattgtaagcaaactcagccaatggcaagaattgatcccactatcccccaaagtcaatcacacatgctttgagcatgtcctctaagatctgaacTATCCGCTCCGACTGTCCGTCGGTGTGGGGATGAAATGCAGtattgagctctacacgggtgcCCAACTCACTCTGAAcaactctccagaaatgcgaagtgaactgacggcctctatctgatatgatggaaacaggcacaccgtgcaaccggaCTATCTCccaaatgtaaatctgggccaactctctgaagtataagtagtgGCAACTGggatgaagtgtgccgacttggtcaacctgtcacaatgacccaaactgcatcgaacttccgctAGGTCCGTAAtaacccaactatgaagtccatagtgatgcgttcccactTCCATTCTGGTATAGTTATCTGCTGGAGTAAACCAACcgacctctggtgctcatacttaacctgctggcaatttaggcacctagcaacatactcaactatgtctttcttcatccgccaccaatagtgttgtctcagaACTGATACATCTTtctagcacctggatgaatagaataccgagaactgtgtgcctcctctagaatcctctccctctagccatcgacattaggaacacatatacgaccctggagtcgcaagacaccatcctcgccaatagaaacctctttcgcaccaccctgtagtatcatctctctaagaactgccaagtgtggatcatcaaactatcGAGCCTTGATCTACCCTAATAACGAAGATtgagcaacaacacatgcaaggaCACGGCAAGGCTCTAAAATGTCtgacctcacaagtctgttagccaagggttgaatgtccaaagctagtggcctctcctcagctgaaatgaatgccaaactacccatacattctccttcctgctcaaggcatctgcgacTACGTTccccttgcccggatgataaagaatagtgatgtcataatccttcagtaactcaagccatctacgctgtctcaaattgagatccctttgcttgaaaaAGTACTGCAAActgcggtgatcagtgtagacctcacaagacaccccgtATAAATAATGCCTtaaaatcttaagagcatgaacaattacGGCCAATGCCAAATCGTGCACAGGTTAATTCTTCTCACGGGCATTtagttgacgtgaagcatatgcaataactcgcccctcttgCATCAATATACAACCGAAGCCAACGCATGAAGCGTCGCAGTAAACTGTATACATCCTctaaccggaaggcaacactagaactggtgttgtGGTTAAAcccgtcttgagcttctgaaagcccgcctcacaatcatcggaccatcggaactgagtacccttctgggtcaatctagttaaaggtgctgcaatggatgaaaagccctccacaaaccagcGGTAATAACCTGCTTaccccaggaaactcctgatctcgatcGCCGAAgtaggatgaggccaactctgTACCGTCTCAATCTTCTTgcgatctaccttaataccctcgcttgATACCACattccccaagaatgccacagaatctaagtAAAACTCACACTTgcagaacttagcatatagcttctgttcctgcaaagtctggagcactactctcaaatgttgctcgtgggAGCtgcgtgagtaaatcaagatgtcatcaatgaagacaatgacgaaCGAATCAATATAAgccctgaataccctgttcataaAATGCATAAATGTcgctggagcattagtcaagccgaaggacatcactagaaactcataatgaccatatctagtacggaaggcagtcttcggaacatctgagtcccagatcttcaactaatggtaccccgatcttaagtcgatcttagagaacaccctagaacCCTCCAACTGGTCaagcaaatcatcaatacgcggcaatagATACTTGTCattgatggtgactttattcaactagcggtaatcaatgcacatccgcatagtcctatccttctttttcacaaataatattggtgcaccccaaggcgatacactcggcctgatgaaccCCTTTGCCAGTAACTCCTaaagctgttccttcaactccttcaattctttcggggCCATACAGTAcgatggaatagatataggttgagtGTCTGGAGCCAACTCAatgtagaaatcaatatcacgatctggcggcatgcctggaaggtaaGTAGGCAACACATCGGCGAACTCTCGAACCACTgacactgaatcaatcgtcggagtctcTGCGGTAGTGtctcgaacataggctagataagctaagcAACCCTTCccgaccatgtgttgagccttcataaaagatatAACCCGACTGGATGtactgacagatgaacccttccactccaacctcggtAGCTCTGGCATAGCTAAAGTGATAGTCTTGTAATGGCAAtaaaggatggcgtgatatggagataaaaagtccatgcctaggatgacctaaaagtcggtcatatcaagtacAAAAGGTCTGCTCCAGTCTTGTAACCAAAGAATgtgaccacacatgaccgatatatccAATCCACAACCACAtaatcgcccacaagagtagaAACATAAATAGGAGTATCCAAAGACTCACGTGGAATATCCAGGAAATGGGCAAAgagagatgatacatatgaataggtagaccctggatcaaataataccgaagcatccctaccgcagatagaaataatacctgtgatcattacatctgaggccactgcatctagtctggccgaaaaagcataaaatctggCTGGAGCTCCACCTATCTGGCCCCTGCCTGCCTGACCTCTACcactaggatggcccctacccatatgccctccacctctgggcgGCTGGTGCGGCTGCTGGAGCTGAAATCATGGGCTGCTGACCCTACTGCATTACCTTGCCCTGAAGCTTGGGGGAGTGTCTcttcatgtgactaggatccccgtaCTCATAGAAACCTCTCAGAGCGGTGGACTGTTGCCTTGAAGTCTGAACctgatgacctgaatacccaccaGAAGGATCTTGAATAGCTAGTGGGCtgtatgaactctctggcatggcaatGAAATAGGCACTGGAAGATCCTTGATGACTGGGGTACCCACTAGAAGAACTATGAATAGCCGGTGGCCGGTAAGAACCCTCTGGCACAACACTGAAATAGGGCTGCGCTGGAACACCTCGAGGGGGTGGTGCTGGTAGATATGAGGGCCTGctgggctgacccctcccaaagtgacctctgcccccagctggggcacctctaaactctctagAAAAAATGGGACCTCTTGTCCCGTTGCATCTGCTCCCTACCTCTTTAACGGTAACCCTCGATCCTGCGAGTAATCTTCACCACTAACTGATATGGAGTCCCCATATCAATCTACCGAGCCATGCTAGCATGAGTACTAGAGTGCAACCCCATGACAAACCTCTGCACTCGCTTggcctcagtaggaagtatcataagttcatggcgagataactcataAAATCTTGCCTCATACTCGGTCACTAACATCTGGCCCTCCTCGAGCCGTTCAAACTGAcaccacaactcttccctctgggatgGTGGAATATAGCTGTCCAGGAATAGGCATGTGAACTGGTCCCGAGTCATAGGAGGAGAATCTGCAGGTCTACCAAGATGATAAGCCTTCCACCACCTACGGGTGCTGCCCTCCAACTGAAAGGTAGTTAAATCCACCCCGTGAGACTCTAATATGCTCATGTTGTGAATACTGTTCCTTCACCTATCAATAAAGTCTTGTGGATCCCCATGTCGTTCACCCCTAAATACCGGAGGGTAAAGCCTAGTTCACCTATCCAAAAGCTTTTGCGGCTCGCCGGCCGCAGCTGGTCTAGGATCAGGCGCAACTGCTGCTACTGGCTGGGCACCGGCCACGAGTAGTGTACCCGGGGTCTAATTTACTGTAGCTGCGTGCCTAGGAGCCTAAGcaataggggtctgtgctccccctccttcctgagatgtggcagggtcCACCAGAAATAAActagcctgagtcatagtgtccatgaaccgcatcataTGACCCATGACCACCTAGAAGCCTGGTGCTGTCATGAAATCTACCGAGGCTGGCTCTgcggcaggcacctcgccctgatcctcaataatgggatcttCCACTAGATTCGCTGGTGGTGCTGTTGGGGCAGCTCTAGGATGCCcccgtcccctacctcgggccggtgccctcccccggcctcaaCCTCTAGCAATGAAGGAGCATCTCCTCCCGGGTTTGGAACATCCACCGTacgcattctcaccatctgtgagagaatagaaggaaTAAACTTAGGATACCATCAACTACACGATatgagatgaataaagagtagtttcctaacatcctatagcctctcgaagataagtacggacgtctccgcaccgatccgcaagactctattataCCTTCCcgtaacttgtgagacctacgtgaacctagagctttgataccatgttgtcacgacccatttccataataggccgtgatggcacccaacgttgtcgttaggcaagccaacactgattaGACTAGTGAATTCCCGTTTAAATAGTTTACTAAATGGATAACACTTTCTCATTTGTTAAAAAGGCTTAAGAATTTACACTTTAAGCATAATCAAATGATAGAAATTAAGTGCAAATCGTAATCATGTAACAAtcccaaaatcataagtctactagtgtgtgtgccaagacctagtgtcacaagtgtgtaggtaatctagtagaatatacaaaagagtaccAGTCTACTGTCTAGAAAACGAAATAGACAGAAATGAACAAAAGAATAGACTCCAGCTGCTGCAGAATGGCTCGGAAAGCAGCTCACCGGAAGGTCTCTAAGTCCAAGTCAAGCGTGCGTGCCAgactgataaccagatgcaccagccttagatcctgcacattcaa is drawn from Nicotiana tomentosiformis chromosome 12, ASM39032v3, whole genome shotgun sequence and contains these coding sequences:
- the LOC138902454 gene encoding uncharacterized protein; protein product: MPESSYSPLAIQDPSGGYSGHQVQTSRQQSTALRGFYEYGDPSHMKRHSPKLQGKAQHMVGKGCLAYLAYVRDTTAETPTIDSVSVVREFADVLPTYLPGMPPDRDIDFYIELAPDTQPISIPSVFRAYIDSFVIVFIDDILIYSRSSHEQHLRVVLQTLQEQKLYAKFCKCEFYLDSVAFLGNVVSSEGIKVDRKKIETVQSWPHPTSAIEIRSFLGYQSNIEMAPFEALYGRRCRSPSGWFEPGEARLYGTDLVKDTLEKVKLNQERHRAAQSKQKSYADQKARDVSFMVGEKVLLKVSPMKGIMRFGKKEKQSHRFIGPFEVLRRVGEVAYELSLPPSLSGVNPIFHVSMLRRYHADLSYVQDFNTIQLDESLGYEEEPIAIVDREDR